From Carettochelys insculpta isolate YL-2023 chromosome 22, ASM3395843v1, whole genome shotgun sequence, one genomic window encodes:
- the RASIP1 gene encoding ras-interacting protein 1 isoform X2 has protein sequence MFSEERKEGSPRFGKLHFPVGLWINSPKKHFAKMSRRWPSVGSVRSTSSDTASRGSETVELRPPGKAKAGRHKRLSNLFHRSASGGAGAGGGRWGSEKKLAELIGPVPEDLVELSSQPQLPGILKIFGGAISRGANYKSVLATARSTARQLVQEALERYGVAPEEEEGGYVLCDVVGHFEGPGGAWQEEHLRPVGDTERPLVLQDVWKPKAGLSRRFEVRRRREVERASEAEDNETAGINAQARRLQKSRSRAASGGPAPKERADNLSLRRSISDMNLSARKRRERKAVLSVAGGEAGPGCEELECEPAPAQEAETADGSPTPGDAEELPDGASLEQLSQCLIQPPAQHPYFLLLLGYDKQDFILYVMTRRRHVFGRRPQLDKGGYVDTFLCAPDILPRHCCVREAELAPGTALEKIKEVGDRQPENQQDKGQVGALSIEDVAADLRPLMLWMANAMELLNLAQKKVLDMEKELDLEGGSHDALLSSDLETCDEAMVVLDEVIMSTFQQSVYYLTKTLYSALPALLDSNPFTAVADLSHAQDLDSMPEGIRGTLAIYQATLELTRECELHPDLVSQTFGYLFFFSNASLFNTLMERGSGGPFYQWSKAVQIRTNLDLVLDWLQGVGLGDIAAEFFRKLSTTANLLCIPKTSLVKATWSRLRNDYPALTPAQLHHLLSNYHLGLGRPYPEGWSPPPEEREEIANSEIFASFSDHPPLILPNEGFRLCLATPVTDDALHRQLCRLRRFLWDLEQDSLPANQRAAHGLEGSQ, from the exons ATCCACCTCGTCGGACACAGCCAGCCGGGGCAGCGAGACGGTGGAGCTGCGCCCCCCAGGCAAGGCCAAGGCCGGCCGCCACAAGCGCCTTTCCAACCTGTTCCACCGCAGTGCCAGCGGCGGGGCAGGCGCGGGGGGCGGGCGCTGGGGCAGCGAGAAGAAGCTGGCGGAGCTGATCGGCCCGGTGCCCGAGGACCTGGTGGAGctgtccagccagccccagctgccggGCATCCTGAAGATCTTCGGGGGGGCCATCTCGCGGGGGGCCAACTACAAGAGCGTGCTGGCCACGGCGCGCTCCACGGCGCGCCAGCTGGTGCAGGAGGCGCTGGAGCGCTACGGGGTggcgccggaggaggaggaggggggctacGTGCTGTGCGACGTGGTGGGGCACTTCGAGGGGCCCGGCGGGGCCTGGCAGGAGGAGCACCTGCGCCCGGTGGGCGACACTGAGCGGCCCCTGGTGCTGCAGGACGTGTGGAAGCCCAAGGCCGGCCTGTCGCGGCGCTTCGAGGTGCGGCGCCGGCGCGAGGTGGAGCGGGCCAGCGAGGCCGAGGACAACGAGACAGCGG GCATCAACGCCCAGGCACGGCGGCTGCAGAAGAGCCGCTCACGGGCCGCCTCGGGGGGCCCAGCGCCCAAGGAGCGGGCCGACAACCTGTCCCTGCGCCGCAGCATCAGCGACATGAACCTGAGCGCCCGCAAGCGGCGCGAGCGCAAGGCCGTGCTGAGCGTGGCGGGGGGTGAGGCGGGGCCGGGCTGCGAGGAGCTGGAGTGCGAGCCGGCCCCGGCCCAGGAGGCAGAGACGGCTGATGGGAGCCCCACGCCTGGCGATGCAGAGGAGCTGCCGGACGGTGCAAGCCTGGAGCAGCTGTCCCAGTGCCTCATCCAGCCCCCCGCTCAGCACCCCTACTTCCTCCTGCTGCTCGGCTACGACAAGCAG GATTTCATACTCTACGTGATGACCCGGCGCCGGCACGTCTTCGGCCGCCGCCCCCAGCTGGACAAGGGAGGCTACGTGGACACCTTCCTCTGCGCCCCTGACATCCTGCCCCGCCACTGCTGCGTGCGGGAGGCCGAGCTGGCCCCAGGCACGGCCCTG GAGAAGATCAAGGAGGTCGGGGACCGGCAGCCGGAGAA CCAGCAGGACAAGGGCCAGGTGGGGGCGCTCAGCATAGAGGACGTGGCGGCCGACTTGCGCCCCCTAATGCTCTGGATGGCCAATGCCATGGAGCTGCTCAACCTGGCCCAGAAGAAGGTGCTGGACATGGAGAAAGAACTGGACCTGGAGG GAGGGTCCCATGATGCTTTGCTGTCCAGTGACCTGGAAACCTGTGACGAGGCCATGGTGGTGTTAGATGAGGTCATCATGTCCACATTCCAGCAGTCAGTGTATTACCTGACCAAG ACACTGTACTCGGCCCTGCCGGCCCTGCTGGACAGTAACCCCTTCACTGCCGTGGCAGACCTGTCTCACGCCCAGGACCTCGACAGTATGCCTGAGGGCATCCGTGGCACTCTGGCAATCTACCAGGCCACCCTGGAGCTGACAAGGGAGTGCGAGCTGCACCCCGACCTGGTATCCCAGACCTTTGGctaccttttcttcttctccaacGCCTCCCTCTTCAACACCCTCATGGAGAGAG GCTCCGGGGGCCCCTTTTACCAGTGGTCGAAGGCGGTGCAGATCCGCACCAACCTGGACCTGGTGCTGGactggctgcagggtgtggggctgggcgaCATCGCAGCCGAGTTCTTCCGCAAGCTCTCCACCACCGCCAACCTGCTCTGCATCCCCAAGACCAGCCTGGTCAAG GCTACCTGGTCCCGGCTGCGCAATGACTACCCAGCCCTGACGCCCGCCCAGCTGCACCATCTGCTGAGCAACTACCACCTGGGGCTGGGCCGGCCGTACCCCGAGGGCTGGAGCCCCCCGCcggaggagagagaagagataGCGAACA gTGAAATCTTTGCCAGCTTCTCTGACCACCCGCCCCTGATCCTGCCCAACGAGGGATTCCGGCTCTGCCTGGCCACCCCAGTGACGGACGACGCCCTCCACCGCCAGCTCTGCCGCCTGCGCCGCTTCCTCTGGGACCTGGAGCAGGACTCCCTGCCCGCCAACCAGCGGGCGGCCCAcgggctggagggcagccagtgA
- the RASIP1 gene encoding ras-interacting protein 1 isoform X1 produces MFSEERKEGSPRFGKLHFPVGLWINSPKKHFAKMSRRWPSVGSVRSTSSDTASRGSETVELRPPGKAKAGRHKRLSNLFHRSASGGAGAGGGRWGSEKKLAELIGPVPEDLVELSSQPQLPGILKIFGGAISRGANYKSVLATARSTARQLVQEALERYGVAPEEEEGGYVLCDVVGHFEGPGGAWQEEHLRPVGDTERPLVLQDVWKPKAGLSRRFEVRRRREVERASEAEDNETAGINAQARRLQKSRSRAASGGPAPKERADNLSLRRSISDMNLSARKRRERKAVLSVAGGEAGPGCEELECEPAPAQEAETADGSPTPGDAEELPDGASLEQLSQCLIQPPAQHPYFLLLLGYDKQDFILYVMTRRRHVFGRRPQLDKGGYVDTFLCAPDILPRHCCVREAELAPGTALVRPFRGAAITLNGGAVLREAELRPGDLLGLGQHFLFMYKDPRAPQPRPAWLPRPWASPGLAGAFSCQACGRSLQERQDAFQAYVESREAELRYRPQEEEALLREIIRLQGATTCHLAPAFFLGLCLEHSARVLEPSHFPRLLARMAQLVKEAVWEKIKEVGDRQPENQQDKGQVGALSIEDVAADLRPLMLWMANAMELLNLAQKKVLDMEKELDLEGGSHDALLSSDLETCDEAMVVLDEVIMSTFQQSVYYLTKTLYSALPALLDSNPFTAVADLSHAQDLDSMPEGIRGTLAIYQATLELTRECELHPDLVSQTFGYLFFFSNASLFNTLMERGSGGPFYQWSKAVQIRTNLDLVLDWLQGVGLGDIAAEFFRKLSTTANLLCIPKTSLVKATWSRLRNDYPALTPAQLHHLLSNYHLGLGRPYPEGWSPPPEEREEIANSEIFASFSDHPPLILPNEGFRLCLATPVTDDALHRQLCRLRRFLWDLEQDSLPANQRAAHGLEGSQ; encoded by the exons ATCCACCTCGTCGGACACAGCCAGCCGGGGCAGCGAGACGGTGGAGCTGCGCCCCCCAGGCAAGGCCAAGGCCGGCCGCCACAAGCGCCTTTCCAACCTGTTCCACCGCAGTGCCAGCGGCGGGGCAGGCGCGGGGGGCGGGCGCTGGGGCAGCGAGAAGAAGCTGGCGGAGCTGATCGGCCCGGTGCCCGAGGACCTGGTGGAGctgtccagccagccccagctgccggGCATCCTGAAGATCTTCGGGGGGGCCATCTCGCGGGGGGCCAACTACAAGAGCGTGCTGGCCACGGCGCGCTCCACGGCGCGCCAGCTGGTGCAGGAGGCGCTGGAGCGCTACGGGGTggcgccggaggaggaggaggggggctacGTGCTGTGCGACGTGGTGGGGCACTTCGAGGGGCCCGGCGGGGCCTGGCAGGAGGAGCACCTGCGCCCGGTGGGCGACACTGAGCGGCCCCTGGTGCTGCAGGACGTGTGGAAGCCCAAGGCCGGCCTGTCGCGGCGCTTCGAGGTGCGGCGCCGGCGCGAGGTGGAGCGGGCCAGCGAGGCCGAGGACAACGAGACAGCGG GCATCAACGCCCAGGCACGGCGGCTGCAGAAGAGCCGCTCACGGGCCGCCTCGGGGGGCCCAGCGCCCAAGGAGCGGGCCGACAACCTGTCCCTGCGCCGCAGCATCAGCGACATGAACCTGAGCGCCCGCAAGCGGCGCGAGCGCAAGGCCGTGCTGAGCGTGGCGGGGGGTGAGGCGGGGCCGGGCTGCGAGGAGCTGGAGTGCGAGCCGGCCCCGGCCCAGGAGGCAGAGACGGCTGATGGGAGCCCCACGCCTGGCGATGCAGAGGAGCTGCCGGACGGTGCAAGCCTGGAGCAGCTGTCCCAGTGCCTCATCCAGCCCCCCGCTCAGCACCCCTACTTCCTCCTGCTGCTCGGCTACGACAAGCAG GATTTCATACTCTACGTGATGACCCGGCGCCGGCACGTCTTCGGCCGCCGCCCCCAGCTGGACAAGGGAGGCTACGTGGACACCTTCCTCTGCGCCCCTGACATCCTGCCCCGCCACTGCTGCGTGCGGGAGGCCGAGCTGGCCCCAGGCACGGCCCTGGTGCGGCCCTTCCGGGGGGCGGCCATCACCCTCAACGGGGGCGCGGTGCTGCGGGAGGCTGAGCTGCGTCCTGgcgacctgctggggctgggccagcacTTCCTCTTCATGTACAAAGACCCCCgggccccccagccccggccagcctggctgccccggcCCTGGGCCTCGCCCGGGCTGGCGGGCGCCTTCTCCTGCCAGGCCTGCGGGCGCTCGCTGCAGGAGAGGCAAGATGCCTTCCAGGCCTACGTGGAAAGCCGGGAGGCTGAGCTGCGCTACCGGCCCCAGGAGGAGGAGGCGCTGCTGAGGGAGATTATCCGGCTCCAAGGAGCCACCACCTGCCACCTGGCCCCGGCCTTCTTCCTGGGCCTGTGCCTGGAGCACTCTGCCCGCGTGCTGGAGCCCAGCCACTTCCCCCGCCTGCTGGCCAGGATGGCCCAGCTGGTCAAGGAGGCCGTCTGG GAGAAGATCAAGGAGGTCGGGGACCGGCAGCCGGAGAA CCAGCAGGACAAGGGCCAGGTGGGGGCGCTCAGCATAGAGGACGTGGCGGCCGACTTGCGCCCCCTAATGCTCTGGATGGCCAATGCCATGGAGCTGCTCAACCTGGCCCAGAAGAAGGTGCTGGACATGGAGAAAGAACTGGACCTGGAGG GAGGGTCCCATGATGCTTTGCTGTCCAGTGACCTGGAAACCTGTGACGAGGCCATGGTGGTGTTAGATGAGGTCATCATGTCCACATTCCAGCAGTCAGTGTATTACCTGACCAAG ACACTGTACTCGGCCCTGCCGGCCCTGCTGGACAGTAACCCCTTCACTGCCGTGGCAGACCTGTCTCACGCCCAGGACCTCGACAGTATGCCTGAGGGCATCCGTGGCACTCTGGCAATCTACCAGGCCACCCTGGAGCTGACAAGGGAGTGCGAGCTGCACCCCGACCTGGTATCCCAGACCTTTGGctaccttttcttcttctccaacGCCTCCCTCTTCAACACCCTCATGGAGAGAG GCTCCGGGGGCCCCTTTTACCAGTGGTCGAAGGCGGTGCAGATCCGCACCAACCTGGACCTGGTGCTGGactggctgcagggtgtggggctgggcgaCATCGCAGCCGAGTTCTTCCGCAAGCTCTCCACCACCGCCAACCTGCTCTGCATCCCCAAGACCAGCCTGGTCAAG GCTACCTGGTCCCGGCTGCGCAATGACTACCCAGCCCTGACGCCCGCCCAGCTGCACCATCTGCTGAGCAACTACCACCTGGGGCTGGGCCGGCCGTACCCCGAGGGCTGGAGCCCCCCGCcggaggagagagaagagataGCGAACA gTGAAATCTTTGCCAGCTTCTCTGACCACCCGCCCCTGATCCTGCCCAACGAGGGATTCCGGCTCTGCCTGGCCACCCCAGTGACGGACGACGCCCTCCACCGCCAGCTCTGCCGCCTGCGCCGCTTCCTCTGGGACCTGGAGCAGGACTCCCTGCCCGCCAACCAGCGGGCGGCCCAcgggctggagggcagccagtgA